The following coding sequences are from one Perognathus longimembris pacificus isolate PPM17 chromosome 13, ASM2315922v1, whole genome shotgun sequence window:
- the Numa1 gene encoding nuclear mitotic apparatus protein 1 isoform X2 has protein sequence MTLHATRAAALLSWVNSLRVADPVEALPQLQDCSIFIKIINSIHGTEEGQQILQQPVPERLDFVCSFLQRNRKPSSSPECVVSVQKALEGSELELAKITMLLLYHATMSSRSSRDWEQFEYRIQAELAVILKFMLDHEDGLNLNEDLQNFLAKASVPSTCSGTLSEGLSPPSHQGKRDVRFLELQRVASSSSGNSFPSGSPASPMGDILQTPQFQVRRLKKQLADERNNRDELELELAENRKLLTEKDTQMALMQQRIDRLALLSEKQAASPPEPRELEELHSKNESLTVRLHETLKQCQDLKTEKSQMDRKISQLSEENGDLSFKLREFASHLQQLQGALNELTEEHNKATQEWVEKQARFEKELGTALQDKKCLEEKNEILQGKVSQLEEHLSQLQENAPQEKGEVLGDALQLEALKQEAATLAANNTQLQARVETLEQERGQQEAQLLAERGRFEEEKQQLASLIADLQSSVSSLGQAKEELEQASQAQGAQLAAQVASLTAELATLNATLRQQDQELSGLKQQAQKEQAQLAQSLQQQEHTAQGLRRQLEELGSRLKEKEQQLEEAAQEQAAAKRDHAQQLAAAADAREAALRERDAARQQLEALEKEKAAKLDMLQQQLRAAKEAQDGARTSVTQAQREKAELSQKVEELQTQVEAGHKKWREAQGQVTELEAQLKAEQQKATERERMAQEKGQLQEQLQALEESLKITKGSLEEEKLRAAEALEEKRRRVSELEAESRSLAERQKQERKELEEEKAGRKGLEARLQQLGEAHRAETEALRRELAEAAASQRRAESERERLAKEAAAWRERCEERQREEAQLATLREERDRARHELQEAKKMAQAESHNERQISRQQSELAQLHASLARALQQVQEKEVRAQKLASDLSTLQEKMAATSKEVVRLEALVRKAGEQQETTSQDVMKEPPRARDREAEWLEEHPGRPFCSTQAALQAMEREAEQMGSELERLRAALMESQGQQQEERGQQQRELARLTQEHGQAQADLALEKAAKAELEMRLQNVLNEQRVEFASLQEALAQALAEKESKDQELAALRGQEAAQSAELRELQQALERLRAQLDQKAREQQPSAGAGDGAGASAGGRAEAAGGEAAVPELEALRAEVSQLEQRGRQQQEQADGLARSLEGERAARAEQDRTLEALRAQLGEKARELEHSQAASASAQRELSALRAKAQEHSKAEEEWKAQVARGQQEVERKGSLISSLEEEVSILNRQVLEKEGESKELKCLVAAESEKSQKLEERLRLLQAETASSSARAAERSSALREEVQSLREEVEKQRGAAESLRQELASQAERAEELGQELKAWQEKFFQKEQALSALQLEHTSTQALASELLPAKHLCQQLQAEQAAAEKRHREELEQSKQAAGGLRAELLRAQRELAELAPLRQKVAEQERAAQQLRAEKASYAEQLSVLKKAHGLLAEENRGLGERASLGRQFLEVELDQAREKYVQELAAVRADAEARLADMQREAQSAARELEVMTAKYEGAKVKVLEERQRFQEERQKLTAQMEELSKKLAEYDQASKVQQQKLKAFQAQGGESQQEAQRLQAQLNELQAQLSQKEQAAEHYKLQMEKAKTHYDAKKQQNQELQEQLRDLEQLQKENRELRADADRLGRELQQAGLKTKEAEQACRHLTAQVRSLEAQVAHADQQLRDLGKFQVATDALKSREPQAKSQLDLSIDSLDLSYEEGTPRTMTSKLPHTQPDGTNVPGEPASPISQRLPPKVESLESLYFTPIPARGQPPLESSLDSLGDVFPDSGRKTRSARRRTTQIINITMTKKLDLEEPDSANSSFYSTQSAPAQAGLRAAASTQSLARLGSPDDGNSALLSLPGYRPTTRSSARRSQAGVSSGAPPGRNSFYMGTCQDEPEQLDDWNRIAELQQRNRVCPPHLKTCYPLESRPSLSLATITDEEMKTGDPQETLRRASMQPAQIAEGAGITTRQQRKRVSSETHQGPGTPESKKATSCFPRPMTPRERHDGRRQSTAEAQKKAAPAVKQADRRQSMAFSILNTPKKLGSSLLRRGASKKAPAKASPNTRSGTRRSPRIATTAASAATPRAKGKAKH, from the exons GTGAACAGCCTGCGCGTGGCTGACCCTGTGGAGGCCTTGCCGCAGCTCCAGGACTGCAGCATCTTCATCAAGATTATTAACAGCAT CCATGGCACTGAAGAGGGCCAGCAAATCCTGCAACAGCCAGTGCCAGAGAGACTGGACTTCGTGTGCAGTTTTCTGCAGA GAAATCGAAAACCTTCTTCTTCTCCGGAATGTGTCGTTTCTGTACAGAAGGCGTTGGAGGGGTCAGAGCTGGAACTGGCCAAG ATAACCATGCTGCTCTTGTACCACGCGACCATGAGCTCCCGGAGCTCCCGGGACTGGGAGCAGTTTGAATACAGGATTCAG GCTGAGTTAGCTGTCATCCTGAAGTTCATGCTAGACCATGAAGATGGACTGAATCTTAATGAGGATCTACAGAACTTTCTGGCAAAAG CGTCCGTCCCTTCCACCTGCTCTGGCACATTGTCTGAAGGGCTCTCCCCACCCAGCCACCAGGGCAAGAGGGATGTTCGCTTTCTAGAGCTCCAGAGAGTTGCCTCCTCTTCGAGTGGGAACAG cttcccctcAGGTTCTCCAGCCTCCCCCATGGGTGACATCCTGCAGACCCCACAGTTCCAGGTGAGGCGGCTGAAGAAACAGCTGGCAGATGAAAGGAACAACCGAGacgagctggaactggagctggccGAGAACCGCAAGCTCCTCACCGAGAAAG ACACACAGATGGCCCTGATGCAGCAGCGCATCGACCGCCTGGCCCTGCTGAGCGAGAAGCAGGCGGCCAGCCCGCCGGAGCCGCGGGAGCTGGAGGAGCTGCACAGCAAGAACGAGAG cctcaccgTGcggctccatgagactctgaaaCAGTGCCAGGACCTGAAGACTGAGAAGAGCCAGATGGATCGCAAAATTAGCCAGCTTTCTGAGGAGAACGGCGACCTTTCCTTCAAG CTGCGGGAATTTGCCAGTCACTTGCAGCAACTGCAGGGGGCACTCAACGAGCTGACCGAGGAGCACAACAAGGCCACTCAGGAGTGGGTGGAGAAGCAGGCCCGTTTCGAGAAGGAGCTGGGCACGGCCCTGCAGGACAAG AAATgccttgaagaaaagaatgaaatcctcCAGGGAAAAGTTTCACAGCTGGAAGAGCATTTGTCCCAGCTGCAGGAGAACGCTCCGCAGGAGAAGGGCGAGGTGCTGGGCGACGCGCTGCAG CTGGAGGCCCTGAAGCAAGAGGCAGCCACTCTTGCTGCGAACAACACCCAGCTCCAGGCCAGGGTGGAGACGCTGGAGCAGGAGCGCGGCCAGCAGGAGGCCCAGCTGCTTGCCGAGAGAGGCCGCTTcgaagaagaaaagcagcagctggcCAGCCTGATTGCCGACCTGCAGAGCTCCGTGTCCAGCCTGGGTCAGGCCAAGGAGGAGCTGGAGCAGGCCTCCCAGGCCCAGGGGGCGCAGCTGGCTGCCCAGGTGGCCTCCCTGACCGCAGAGCTCGCCACACTCAACGCCACGCTCCGGCAGCAGGACCAGGAGCTGAGCGGCCTGAAGCAGCAGGCCCAGAAGGAGCAGGCCCAGCTCGCGCAGAGCCTGCAGCAGCAGGAGCACACGGCGCAGGGCCTCCGCCGCCAGCTGGAGGAGCTGGGCAGCCGTCTGAAGGAGAAGGAGCAGCAGCTGGAGGAGGCGGCCCAGGAGCAGGCGGCCGCCAAGCGGGACCATGCCCAGCAGCTGGCGGCCGCGGCCGACGCCCGCGAGGCCGCCTTACGGGAGCGGGATGCCGCTCGCCAGCAGCTCGAGGCGCTGGAGAAGGAGAAGGCTGCGAAACTGGACATGCTGCAGCAGCAACTTCGGGCTGCCAAGGAGGCCCAGGACGGCGCCCGGACCTCGGTGACGCAGGCCCAGCGGGAGAAGGCGGAGTTGAGCCAAAAGGTGGAGGAGCTCCAGACCCAGGTTGAAGCAGGCCACAAGAAGTGGCGCGAGGCCCAGGGCCAGGTGACAGAGCTGGAGGCCCAGCTGAAGGCTGAGCAGCAAAAAGCAACTGAGCGAGAAAGGATGGCCCAGGAGAAAGGCCAGCTCCAGGAGCAGCTGCAGGCCCTGGAGGAGTCCTTGAAGATCACCAAGGGCAGCCTGGAGGAGGAGAAGCTCCGGGCCGCAGAGGCGCTGGAGGAGAAGCGGCGCCGCGTCTCCGAGCTGGAGGCAGAGTCGCGAAGCCTGGCAGAGCGGCAGAAGCAGGAACGGAAGGAGCTAGAAGAGGAGAAGGCTGGGCGCAAGGGGCTAGAGGCCCGGCTACAGCAGCTTGGGGAGGCCCATCGGGCTGAGACGGAGGCCCTGCGGCGGGAGCTGGCCGAGGCCGCGGCCTCCCAGCGCAGGGCCGAGAGCGAGCGGGAGCGGCTGGCCAAGGAGGCGGCGGCCTGGCGGGAGCGGTGTGAGGAGCGGCAGCGGGAGGAGGCCCAGCTGGCCACGCTGAGGGAGGAGCGCGACAGGGCCCGCCACGAGCTGCAGGAGGCCAAGAAGATGGCACAGGCAGAGTCCCACAACGAGCGCCAGATCAGCCGGCAGCAGAGTGAGCTAGCTCAGCTCCACGCCAGCCTGGCCAGAGCCCTCCAACAGGTCCAAGAGAAGGAGGTCAGGGCCCAGAAGCTGGCGAGCGACCTGTCCACTCTGCAGGAGAAGATGGCGGCCACCAGCAAGGAGGTGGTCCGCCTGGAGGCCTTGGTGCGCAAGGCAGGCGAGCAGCAGGAAACCACCTCCCAGGACGTGATGAAGGAGCCCCCGAGGGCCAGAGACAGGGAGGCCGAGTGGCTGGAAGAGCATCCGGGACGGCCGTTCTGCAGCACGCAGGCCGCACTGCAAGCCATGGAGCGCGAGGCCGAGCAGATGGGCAGCGAGCTGGAGAGGCTGCGGGCGGCGCTCATGGAGAGTCAggggcagcagcaggaggagcgCGGGCAGCAGCAAAGGGAGCTGGCAAGGCTGACCCAGGAGCATGGCCAGGCCCAGGCTGACCTCGCCCTGGAGAAGGCGGCCAAGGCAGAGCTGGAGATGCGGCTGCAGAATGTGCTCAACGAACAGCGGGTGGAGTTTGCCAGCCTGCAAGAGGCGCTGGCCCAAGCGCTGGCCGAGAAGGAGAGCAAGGACCAGGAGCTGGCCGCGCTTCGTGGGCAGGAGGCAGCCCAAAGCGCAGAGCTGAGGGAGCTTCAGCAAGCCCTGGAGCGGCTCAGGGCACAGCTGGACCAGAAGGCACGGGAGCAGCAGCCCTCGGCGGGGGCCGGCGATGGGGCCGGCGCTTCTGCAGGAGGCCGCGCGGAGGCGGCCGGCGGGGAGGCTGCGGTGCCCGAGCTGGAGGCGCTGCGGGCGGAAGTGAGCCAGCTGGAGCAGCGGGGTCGCCAGCAGCAGGAGCAGGCCGACGGCCTGGCGCGCAGCCTGGAGGGCGAGCGCGCCGCCCGGGCCGAGCAGGACAGGACCCTGGAGGCCCTGCGGGCCCAGTTAGGGGAGAAGGCCCGGGAGCTGGAGCACAGCCAGGCCGCCTCGGCGTCCGCCCAGAGGGAGCTGAGCGCCCTGCGCGCCAAGGCTCAGGAGCACAGCAAGGCTGAGGAGGAGTGGAAGGCCCAGGTGGCCCGGGGCCAGCAGGaggtggagaggaagggcagcctcATCAGCAGCTTGGAGGAGGAGGTGTCCATCCTGAACCGGCAGGTCCTGGAGAAGGAGGGCGAGAGCAAGGAGCTCAAGTGCCTGGTGGCTGCCGAGTCGGAGAAGAGCCAGAAGCTGGAGGAGAGGCTGCGCCTGCTCCAGGCCGAGACGGCCAGCAGCAGTGCGCGGGCGGCCGAGCGCAGCTCCGCCCTGCGGGAGGAGGTGCAGAGCCTGCGGGAGGAGGTGGAGAAGCAGCGCGGGGCCGCCGAGAGCCTGCGGCAGGAGCTGGCCTCGCAGGCCGAGCGAGCCGAGGAGCTGGGCCAGGAGCTGAAGGCGTGGCAGGAGAAGTTCTTCCAGAAGGAGCAGGCCCTGTCGGCCCTGCAGCTGGAGCACACCAGCACGCAGGCGCTGGCGAGCGAGCTGCTGCCGGCCAAGCACCTgtgccagcagctgcaggccgAGCAGGCGGCGGCCGAGAAGCGCCACCGGGAGGAGCTGGAGCAGAGCAAGCAGGCGGCCGGCGGGCTGCGGGCCGAGCTGCTGCGGGCGCAGCGCGAGCTGGCGGAGCTGGCGCCCCTGCGGCAGAAGGTGGCGGAGCAGGAGCGGGCGGCCCAGCAGCTGCGGGCCGAGAAGGCCAGCTACGCCGAGCAGCTGAGCGTGCTCAAGAAGGCGCACGGCCTGCTGGCCGAGGAGAACCGGGGGCTGGGCGAGCGGGCCAGCCTGGGCCGGCAGTTCCTGGAGGTGGAGCTGGACCAGGCCCGGGAGAAGTACGTGCAGGAGCTGGCCGCGGTGCGGGCGGACGCCGAGGCCCGCCTGGCCGACATGCAGCGCGAGGCGCAGAGCGCCGCCCGCGAGCTGGAGGTGATGACGGCCAAGTACGAGGGGGCCAAGGTGAAGGTCCTGGAGGAGAGGCAGCGCTTCCAGGAGGAGCGGCAGAAGCTCACTGCCCAG ATGGAAGAGCTGAGTAAGAAGCTGGCTGAGTACGACCAGGCCAGCAAGGTGCAGCAGCAGAAGCTGAAG GCTTTCCAGGCCCAGGGAGGCGAGAGCCAGCAGGAGGCCCAGCGCCTCCAGGCCCAGCTGAATGAGCTGCAGGCCCAGCTGAGCCAGAAGGAGCAGGCGGCTGAGCACTACAAGCTGCAG ATGGAGAAAGCCAAGACCCATTATGATGCCAAAAAGCAGCAGAACCAAGAGCTGCAGGAGCAGCTGCGGGACCTGGAGCAGCTGCAGAAGGAGAACAGGGAGCTCCGAGCGGATGCTGACCGCCTGGGCCGGGAGCTGCAGCAGGCAGGGCTCAAGACCAAGGAGGCCGAACAGGCCTGCCGACACCTCACGGCCCAGGTGCGCAGCCTGGAGGCCCAG GTGGCTCATGCAGACCAGCAGCTTCGAGACCTGGGGAAGTTTCAGGTGGCAACTGATGCCTTAAAGAGCAGAGAGCCGCAGGCAAAGTCCCAGCTGGACTTGAGTATCGACAGCCTGGATCTGAGCTATGAGGAGGGGACCCCACGCACGATGACCAG CAAGCTGCCACATACCCAGCCGGATGGCACCAACGTCCCCGGAGAGCCAGCCTCACCCATCTCCCAGCGCCTACCCCCCAAGGTAGAATCCCTGGAGAGTCTCTACTTCACCCCCATCCCTGCTCGGGGTCAGCCCCCCTTGGAGAGCAGCCTGGACTCCCTGGGGGACGTCTTCCCGGATTCGGGCCGTAAGACCCGCTCTGCTCGTCGGCGCACCACGCAAATCATCAACATCACCATGACCAAG AAGTTAGATTTGGAGGAGCCAGACAGTGCCAACTCGTCCTTCTACAGCACGCAGTCGGCGCCCGCCCAGGCCGGCCTCCGAGCCGCCGCCTCCACGCAGTCGCTAGCTCGCCTCGGCTCCCCCGACGATGGCAACTCGGCCCTGCTCAGCCTGCCCGGCTACCGGCCCACGACTCGCAGCTCTGCCCGCCGCTCCCAGGCTGGGGTGTCCAGTGGGGCCCCACCAG GAAGGAACAGCTTCTACATGGGCACGTGCCAGGATGAGCCCGAACAGCTGGACGACTGGAACCGCATCGCAGAGCTCCAGCAGCGCAACCGCGTGTGTCCCCCCCACCTGAAGACCTGCTACCCTCTGGAGTCCAGG CCTTCCCTGAGCTTGGCCACCATCACCGATGAGGAGATGAAAACCGGAGACCCCCAGGAGACCCTGCGCCGAGCCAGCATGCAGCCCGCCCAGATCGCCGAGGGCGCGGGCATCACCACCCGGCAGCAGCGCAAACGAGTCTCCTCGGAGACCCACCAGGGCCCCGGCACCCCGGAG TCTAAGAAGGCCACCAGCTGTTTCCCACGCCCCATGACGCCCCGGGAGCGGCACGACGGTCGCAGACAGAGCACTGCCGAGGCCCAGAAGAAAGCGGCTCCGGCCGTGAAGCAG GCTGACCGGCGCCAGTCCATGGCCTTCAGCATCCTCAACACACCCAAGAAGCTGGGGAGCAGCCTTCTGCGGCGAGGAGCCTCCAAGAAGGCCCCCGCCAAAGCCTCCCCCAACACCCGCAGCGGGACTCGCCGCTCGCCACGCATCGCCACCACCGCAGCCAGCGCCGCCACCccgagggccaagggcaag gcAAAGCACTAA